One genomic window of Methanobacterium sp. includes the following:
- a CDS encoding ABC transporter ATP-binding protein: MNNQNHEDGTMDNGKNIIEIRGLKKSYDDGTIKALNGLNLEVKEGEFVSIMGPSGSGKSTLLNMIGALDIADEGTIEVAGIDLMKTSQLNEFRSKEIGFVFQMHNLIPNLTVLENVEIPMYETDLSSKQMKDRAMELLKAVGLEDRADQIPTKLSGGQRQRVAIARALVNRPSIILADEPTGSLDSQTGDVILKLLRDLHEKENVTLVMITHEPYVGNMAERIVNVLDGKIQDQRNYLDKNQRYEEKSVN, encoded by the coding sequence ATGAATAATCAAAATCATGAGGATGGAACTATGGACAATGGAAAGAACATCATCGAAATCAGGGGCCTTAAAAAAAGCTACGATGATGGGACGATAAAAGCATTAAACGGCCTCAACCTGGAAGTGAAGGAGGGAGAATTCGTTTCCATAATGGGGCCCTCTGGTTCCGGGAAATCAACCCTCCTCAACATGATCGGAGCCCTGGATATAGCTGATGAAGGAACCATTGAAGTGGCAGGTATTGATCTCATGAAAACCAGCCAACTGAATGAATTCCGTTCCAAGGAGATTGGATTCGTCTTCCAGATGCATAACCTGATACCCAACCTCACAGTCCTGGAAAACGTGGAAATACCCATGTATGAGACAGATCTATCCAGTAAACAGATGAAAGATCGGGCAATGGAACTTTTAAAGGCAGTTGGTCTGGAGGACAGGGCAGATCAGATACCCACCAAACTCTCAGGTGGGCAGCGCCAGAGGGTGGCCATTGCCAGGGCACTGGTGAATCGTCCCTCTATAATCCTGGCAGATGAACCCACCGGGTCTTTGGACTCCCAGACCGGAGATGTGATCCTGAAACTCCTGCGTGATCTGCATGAAAAAGAAAACGTTACCCTGGTAATGATAACCCACGAACCATACGTGGGAAACATGGCCGAAAGGATTGTAAACGTGCTTGATGGGAAAATACAGGATCAAAGGAACTATTTGGACAAGAATCAAAGATACGAAGAGAAAAGTGTGAATTAA
- a CDS encoding DUF3221 domain-containing protein yields the protein MKIITLFAILVVLMMGVVYGVMFATGEEKADMNGNIIGICQADPQDENNTQDSILVEGMITGNSQAYNLSVKVNKETVILKKNGNKRDNASFTDMKTGDKVAVMFTGPFLESYPPQTMAKEIVIIPS from the coding sequence ATGAAGATCATAACCTTGTTTGCAATATTAGTCGTGTTAATGATGGGGGTGGTTTACGGGGTTATGTTTGCAACTGGAGAAGAAAAAGCAGATATGAATGGTAATATAATAGGCATATGCCAGGCTGATCCTCAAGATGAAAATAACACTCAAGATTCCATTTTAGTTGAAGGAATGATTACTGGGAACAGCCAAGCCTATAATTTATCGGTTAAAGTTAACAAAGAAACAGTCATACTCAAGAAAAATGGAAATAAACGTGATAACGCGTCTTTCACCGATATGAAAACTGGTGATAAGGTGGCGGTTATGTTCACCGGACCCTTCCTGGAGTCCTACCCTCCCCAGACAATGGCTAAAGAAATTGTCATTATCCCCTCTTAA
- a CDS encoding dihydrofolate reductase family protein, with product MKDPEDKLPLLVVPDSKGRIRIWSELLKMPYINDILVLCSRSTPTEYLDFLDERYIDYLVVGYQQVDLENALEELNTKFRVKRVRVDSGGILNGVLLRAGMVDEVHLLIHPELVGGTTTNSIFQAPDLDDDEVPIKLYLESMEKIKDDIIYLQYRILDGMFKL from the coding sequence GTGAAGGATCCTGAGGATAAACTGCCGTTACTGGTGGTTCCAGATAGCAAAGGACGGATTCGCATCTGGAGCGAATTACTTAAAATGCCCTACATCAACGATATTCTGGTGTTATGCAGCAGATCCACACCCACTGAGTATCTGGACTTCTTAGATGAGCGTTACATTGACTATTTGGTGGTGGGATACCAGCAAGTGGATCTGGAAAATGCCCTTGAAGAACTTAACACCAAATTTAGGGTTAAAAGGGTAAGAGTCGACAGTGGTGGTATTCTTAACGGGGTTTTACTCCGCGCAGGAATGGTGGATGAAGTACACCTGCTGATACACCCCGAACTGGTGGGAGGCACCACAACAAATTCCATTTTCCAGGCACCGGATCTGGATGATGACGAGGTTCCAATTAAGCTGTACTTGGAGAGTATGGAGAAAATTAAGGATGATATTATTTACCTCCAGTACAGGATCCTTGATGGAATGTTTAAGTTGTAA
- a CDS encoding ABC transporter permease — MINLLQSEYKKYKNTYIYSLGLLGMVSPVILIAIATFMVRDDLITQGIYTWHSFYGRLVAFFVYLIGPLLTSFIAISAVTHEYQSHTMGNILTTPYSRLKIILGKLGYVSLLIIGFYVCVALTNILCAIILGFTITNTELIDYTSYLLLAGVTTLVIVPLALLLTVIFRSFIPAMIISVAGTIPNFAVYHWDKCYLSPWGVPEVIVLKAAGYLNNIDTVYPLTSILVYAGLFISALLIYFHYSDQY, encoded by the coding sequence ATGATAAATTTGCTTCAATCTGAATATAAGAAGTATAAAAATACTTATATCTACAGTTTAGGACTTTTAGGGATGGTGTCTCCTGTAATCCTCATTGCCATAGCTACCTTTATGGTAAGGGATGACCTGATTACCCAAGGAATTTATACCTGGCACTCCTTTTATGGAAGGTTGGTAGCATTTTTTGTGTATTTAATTGGACCGCTGCTTACTTCATTTATTGCAATAAGCGCGGTTACACATGAATACCAGTCCCATACCATGGGAAATATATTGACTACTCCATATTCGCGATTAAAAATTATTCTGGGGAAATTAGGGTATGTATCTCTCCTGATAATTGGATTTTATGTTTGTGTGGCCTTAACTAACATTCTCTGTGCTATTATTCTGGGTTTCACTATAACCAACACGGAATTAATTGATTACACCAGTTATTTGCTACTGGCGGGGGTAACCACCCTTGTAATTGTGCCACTGGCACTGCTCTTAACCGTAATATTCCGGAGTTTTATTCCAGCAATGATAATTTCAGTTGCGGGGACTATTCCTAATTTCGCGGTTTATCACTGGGATAAGTGTTATCTATCGCCATGGGGTGTTCCGGAAGTAATAGTGTTAAAAGCAGCAGGATACTTAAATAACATAGATACTGTCTATCCACTGACCTCTATTTTGGTATATGCAGGCTTGTTTATCAGTGCTCTTTTAATATACTTCCATTATTCAGACCAGTATTAA
- a CDS encoding transglutaminase family protein, whose product MLSLIQKDDSNAYLKPSEVVDYNNPKIQLKAWELAQGLEQIEMAKSIYHFIRDEIHHSLDIESDIVTCQASDVLKEGQGICFAKSNLLAALLRFMDIPTGFCYQTLTHEDGFVLHGLNAVYLDGGWFRLDARGNRADVDAQFSWVKRVWLSIPWKKVKRIIHTYSPSRIKGF is encoded by the coding sequence ATGCTTTCTTTAATACAAAAAGATGACTCAAATGCGTATCTGAAACCTTCAGAAGTAGTAGATTACAACAATCCCAAAATTCAACTGAAAGCTTGGGAATTGGCACAGGGTCTGGAACAGATTGAAATGGCGAAATCCATTTACCACTTTATAAGGGATGAAATTCATCACTCTCTGGACATTGAAAGTGATATAGTGACCTGTCAAGCATCAGATGTTTTAAAAGAAGGTCAGGGTATATGTTTTGCCAAATCAAATTTATTAGCTGCTCTTTTAAGATTTATGGATATTCCTACTGGATTCTGTTATCAGACCCTGACTCATGAAGATGGTTTCGTTCTTCACGGTCTGAATGCAGTTTATTTGGATGGGGGATGGTTCAGATTGGATGCTCGTGGAAACCGTGCTGATGTAGACGCCCAATTTTCATGGGTAAAGCGAGTCTGGCTTTCTATCCCCTGGAAGAAGGTGAAAAGGATTATCCATACATATTCTCCCAGCCGGATAAAGGGATTCTAA
- a CDS encoding ABC transporter permease encodes MSYLKLILKNPFRNKTRGALAIVGIAIGIMVIVALGMVTGGLKQSTTSTLKAGAAEINVMQTGSGNFGSGRINETRVADIQSISGVKETAGLLKATNTSTSGSSVSTGSTGTSTGTGTTSAGSGGSGSFGGFSVTGMDPSKLSLAGIENVTGSLYSSTSENEVIIGKTASTDLNKSVGDTINLFGKDFTITGVYETGSFMTDGGVFMSLTTLQNLTSNNNTVSTIAVKINEDANTTEVSKSIETAYPNELSTTTAEAMAGRMNSALSTIDAASWAISLLAIIIGGVGVINTMIMSVFERTREIGVLKAVGWKERRILGMILGESVVLTIIAAVVGTIIAVVGVVTLLAFSFGGTIQPSFAPEIFLEAFVVAFAVGIIGGLYPAYRASRLSPTEALRYE; translated from the coding sequence ATGTCGTACTTAAAGTTGATCCTAAAAAATCCCTTTAGGAATAAAACAAGAGGTGCCCTTGCAATTGTGGGGATTGCAATTGGAATCATGGTCATCGTGGCCCTGGGTATGGTCACAGGTGGTCTTAAACAGTCAACAACCAGCACCCTGAAAGCAGGAGCTGCTGAAATTAATGTAATGCAAACTGGTTCTGGTAATTTTGGATCGGGACGGATCAATGAAACCCGGGTTGCAGATATACAGAGCATATCTGGAGTGAAGGAAACTGCCGGGCTACTGAAGGCAACTAACACCTCCACCAGCGGTTCATCAGTATCTACAGGTTCGACTGGAACATCGACCGGGACTGGTACTACCAGTGCAGGATCTGGGGGTTCGGGCAGTTTTGGTGGGTTTTCAGTGACTGGTATGGATCCTAGTAAACTGAGCCTTGCTGGAATTGAAAACGTAACTGGATCCTTATACTCCAGCACCAGCGAAAATGAAGTAATAATTGGTAAAACTGCTTCTACAGATCTTAACAAGAGCGTGGGAGATACTATAAACTTATTCGGGAAGGATTTCACCATCACTGGAGTATATGAGACTGGAAGCTTCATGACTGATGGTGGAGTTTTCATGTCCCTCACCACACTACAGAACTTAACCAGCAATAACAATACAGTTAGTACCATAGCCGTGAAGATCAATGAGGATGCCAACACCACTGAGGTAAGTAAATCAATTGAAACAGCCTATCCCAATGAACTGTCCACTACCACTGCCGAAGCAATGGCCGGCAGAATGAACAGTGCACTCAGCACCATAGATGCAGCCTCATGGGCTATTTCCCTCCTGGCAATTATAATCGGTGGTGTGGGAGTGATAAACACCATGATAATGTCAGTTTTTGAAAGAACAAGGGAAATTGGTGTCTTAAAAGCAGTAGGATGGAAAGAAAGGAGGATCCTGGGAATGATTCTGGGTGAATCCGTGGTTTTAACCATAATCGCCGCAGTGGTGGGAACCATAATCGCAGTGGTTGGAGTGGTGACTTTGCTGGCCTTTTCATTTGGAGGAACCATACAACCATCCTTTGCACCGGAAATATTCCTGGAAGCATTCGTGGTTGCATTTGCAGTGGGAATAATCGGAGGATTATACCCGGCATACCGAGCATCCCGTTTATCCCCAACCGAGGCGTTGCGCTATGAATAA
- a CDS encoding MBL fold metallo-hydrolase, which produces MPKINDIIVIEGMGYDSNVYVFEDVIVDTGTGQNMDYIIRSIKEAGSSVDDLSLIVNTHNHYDHVGGNRYLDLEVAMHPIDARALEEGDEDALLATMFGKTMEKMEVTHKLEEGDKIHDFEVLLTPGHTSGSICLYDGETLISGDTVFSGGGFGRVDLGGDMGQMRKSLERLSKLNIKYLLPGHGPAVEDGSRHVKLARDMSTGYY; this is translated from the coding sequence TTGCCGAAAATCAACGACATCATTGTAATTGAGGGAATGGGATATGATTCCAATGTCTATGTATTTGAAGATGTTATCGTGGATACTGGAACCGGTCAGAACATGGATTACATCATAAGATCCATTAAAGAAGCAGGATCCAGCGTTGATGATCTATCTCTAATTGTAAACACCCACAACCACTATGACCATGTTGGTGGAAACCGCTATCTGGATCTGGAAGTGGCCATGCACCCTATTGATGCCCGGGCACTGGAAGAAGGGGATGAAGATGCCCTCCTGGCCACTATGTTCGGAAAAACCATGGAAAAAATGGAAGTAACCCATAAACTGGAAGAAGGGGACAAAATTCATGACTTTGAAGTTTTACTCACCCCTGGCCACACCTCTGGTAGCATATGCCTATATGATGGGGAAACTCTAATTTCAGGGGACACAGTGTTCTCTGGTGGGGGTTTTGGTCGTGTGGATCTGGGTGGAGATATGGGCCAAATGAGAAAATCCCTGGAAAGACTGAGTAAACTGAATATCAAATATCTCTTACCCGGCCATGGTCCAGCAGTTGAGGATGGCTCCAGGCATGTTAAACTGGCCCGTGACATGTCAACAGGGTATTATTAA
- a CDS encoding ABC transporter ATP-binding protein, translating to MNYAIETNHLTKAYGDYKAVSDLEIRVPAGKVYGFLGRNGSGKTTTIRMIMGIIRPDNGNVKIFGRKIGRNRSEYLADIGAIIETPGFYPNLPAYENLEITAKMFKAPEERINESLETVGLSGDPSINTKKVGKFSLGMKQRLGIANALVHSPRILILDEPTNGLDPAGIIEMRKLIRHLSQSMGITIFVSSHLLLEVQQVADYIGIIDQGKLIQEGSINMFNANEQNFLVLETDELQKTSQLLESLGFDYEKIDSGFKIFCNREENVIINKKLVDNQINVYNLESVSKTLEERFLGITNSQELVI from the coding sequence ATGAATTATGCAATTGAAACCAACCATCTCACCAAGGCCTATGGTGATTATAAGGCAGTAAGTGATCTGGAAATCAGGGTCCCAGCAGGAAAGGTTTACGGGTTCCTGGGAAGAAACGGATCCGGAAAAACCACAACTATACGAATGATAATGGGTATTATAAGGCCTGATAATGGAAATGTTAAGATTTTTGGCCGTAAAATCGGTAGAAACCGCAGTGAATACCTGGCAGATATTGGTGCTATAATAGAAACTCCCGGATTTTACCCCAACCTTCCCGCCTATGAGAACCTGGAGATAACTGCCAAAATGTTCAAAGCACCTGAAGAGCGGATAAATGAGTCACTGGAGACAGTGGGCCTGAGCGGGGATCCAAGTATTAATACTAAAAAAGTGGGCAAATTCTCTCTGGGGATGAAGCAACGTCTGGGAATAGCCAATGCCCTAGTACATTCTCCCAGAATACTCATCCTAGATGAACCAACAAATGGCCTAGATCCTGCTGGAATCATAGAAATGCGGAAGTTAATTCGCCATCTCTCCCAATCCATGGGTATAACCATTTTTGTATCCAGCCACCTGCTCCTGGAAGTACAGCAGGTCGCTGATTATATAGGAATTATTGATCAGGGGAAGCTGATTCAGGAAGGCAGTATAAATATGTTTAATGCAAATGAACAAAACTTCTTGGTTCTGGAAACTGACGAATTACAGAAAACTAGTCAACTACTCGAATCTCTAGGTTTTGATTATGAAAAGATAGATAGTGGGTTTAAAATATTCTGTAATCGTGAAGAAAATGTTATTATAAATAAAAAACTGGTCGATAATCAAATAAACGTTTACAACCTCGAGTCAGTTTCTAAAACACTGGAAGAGAGATTTTTAGGAATTACAAACTCACAGGAGCTTGTAATATGA
- a CDS encoding winged helix-turn-helix domain-containing protein, with amino-acid sequence MRRMLWYLIAGTRGGVNRAKIINFLNQRPYNVNQLAEMLNVDYKTIRYHIDVLEENEIVTPAGEKYGTMYFLTSKMEENYQTFLEIWKEIVDK; translated from the coding sequence ATGAGAAGGATGCTATGGTATTTGATTGCAGGCACCAGGGGCGGTGTAAATCGGGCAAAAATCATAAATTTCCTGAACCAAAGACCCTATAATGTTAACCAACTTGCAGAAATGCTGAATGTGGACTATAAAACAATAAGGTACCACATTGACGTTCTTGAAGAAAATGAGATAGTCACACCAGCCGGGGAGAAATACGGTACCATGTACTTTTTAACCAGTAAAATGGAAGAAAACTACCAGACTTTCCTGGAAATCTGGAAAGAAATAGTGGATAAATAA
- a CDS encoding NAD(P)H-dependent oxidoreductase: protein MEISVILAHPYPESFNHAIYQTILDTLKKNGHQVHAHNLYEEEFNPLLEGSELATGQTSDVMVLKHRQEIKTAQGIIIIHPNWWGQPPAILKGWTDRVLRSGVAYEFEEGDDGSGVPEGLLVAKAAIVFNTSNTPEEREKQVFGDPLEKIWKDCVFDFCGIKNFHRKMFRVVASSTPKERILWLEEVQKIVNQYFPKK, encoded by the coding sequence ATGGAAATCTCAGTCATACTGGCCCACCCTTACCCCGAAAGCTTCAATCATGCCATTTACCAGACTATCCTAGATACTTTAAAGAAAAACGGACACCAGGTTCATGCCCACAACCTCTATGAAGAAGAGTTCAACCCACTCCTGGAGGGTTCTGAACTAGCCACCGGGCAAACATCCGATGTAATGGTCTTGAAACACCGTCAGGAGATAAAAACGGCCCAGGGAATTATTATAATACATCCCAACTGGTGGGGTCAACCCCCGGCAATATTGAAAGGATGGACTGACCGTGTGCTTAGATCAGGTGTGGCCTATGAATTTGAAGAGGGAGATGATGGTTCAGGAGTGCCAGAGGGTTTACTGGTAGCAAAAGCAGCCATTGTATTCAACACATCCAACACACCTGAAGAAAGGGAAAAACAAGTTTTTGGCGACCCGCTGGAAAAAATATGGAAGGACTGCGTATTCGATTTCTGTGGAATAAAGAATTTCCACCGGAAAATGTTCCGGGTGGTGGCTAGTAGCACCCCAAAGGAACGTATATTATGGTTAGAAGAGGTTCAAAAAATCGTTAACCAGTACTTCCCAAAAAAATAG
- a CDS encoding oxaloacetate decarboxylase — protein MESLNKSKLLKDFILDKETLIMPNAFDPISARMIENAGFKGVQCSGYSFSIRAAYSKESEVTLEDNLEWTRQIVNAVDVPVMADAEDGYGDAGTISETVRRFMGTGAAGMNLEDQILGKSGPMELIGQELMVEKIMLARETAEFEGNPDLVINGRTDALKAIPDREEALNVAIERANSYLDAGATLAFIVYTATLEEVQTITQEVKGPVTIAAGMPYNLQNFGISDLEKYGVARISLPSLLIYSSLKGMERALSHVKMNEMEKLLENDDLYSVDDLTNLL, from the coding sequence GTGGAATCTTTGAACAAAAGCAAGCTATTAAAAGATTTTATTTTGGATAAAGAAACTCTCATAATGCCCAATGCCTTTGACCCCATCAGTGCCCGGATGATTGAAAATGCTGGTTTTAAAGGAGTGCAGTGTTCTGGTTACAGTTTTTCCATAAGAGCTGCTTATTCAAAGGAGAGTGAAGTTACTCTGGAGGATAACCTGGAATGGACCCGCCAGATAGTGAATGCAGTTGATGTGCCGGTGATGGCCGATGCTGAAGATGGATACGGGGATGCAGGAACTATCTCTGAAACTGTGCGCAGGTTCATGGGGACGGGGGCAGCGGGTATGAACCTGGAAGATCAGATACTGGGGAAATCAGGACCAATGGAACTTATTGGCCAAGAACTAATGGTAGAAAAGATCATGTTGGCCAGGGAGACAGCTGAATTTGAGGGAAATCCTGATCTGGTTATAAATGGCCGTACTGATGCATTAAAAGCTATACCTGACAGGGAAGAGGCTTTGAACGTGGCAATTGAACGAGCTAACTCCTATCTGGATGCGGGGGCCACTCTGGCTTTCATAGTATACACCGCCACCCTGGAAGAAGTTCAGACCATCACTCAAGAAGTCAAAGGCCCGGTTACCATTGCTGCAGGGATGCCCTACAATCTCCAAAACTTCGGTATTTCTGATCTTGAAAAATATGGAGTGGCTAGAATAAGCTTACCTAGTTTACTGATTTATTCCAGTTTAAAAGGTATGGAAAGGGCTCTTAGTCATGTTAAAATGAATGAAATGGAGAAACTCCTGGAAAATGATGATCTGTACTCAGTTGATGATCTAACTAATTTGTTATAG
- a CDS encoding methyltransferase domain-containing protein produces the protein MREDYVHGYSEREAIRLVDQAKTLAPLMHHDTSYPEGSRVLEAGCGVGAQTITLARNSPQAGITSVDISTPSLNHAKALINKEGISNVQFQTADIMELPFDDETFDHVFICFVLEHLPDPVGALVSLKRVLKKGGSITVIEGDHGSCYFYPETEEAVKAWQCLIKVQTDLNCNPLMGRELYPLIKEAGFEDIQIDPRVVYVDESKPKLVDGFIKKTIIAMVEGVKDQAIISGLITPQTWDKGIKDLYLTAEPSGTFFYNFFKGTAKK, from the coding sequence ATGAGAGAAGATTACGTTCACGGGTATTCTGAAAGAGAAGCAATTAGACTGGTTGATCAGGCAAAAACACTGGCTCCCCTCATGCATCATGACACCAGTTATCCGGAGGGAAGTAGGGTACTGGAAGCTGGTTGTGGTGTGGGTGCACAGACCATTACTCTGGCCAGAAACAGCCCCCAAGCAGGGATAACTTCAGTAGACATATCAACACCCTCCTTAAATCATGCTAAAGCTTTAATTAATAAAGAAGGAATTTCAAACGTCCAGTTTCAAACTGCGGACATCATGGAACTGCCATTTGATGATGAAACCTTTGACCATGTGTTCATATGCTTTGTTCTGGAGCATCTCCCTGACCCGGTGGGGGCCCTGGTAAGTTTGAAGAGAGTCCTCAAAAAAGGGGGTTCCATCACAGTTATTGAAGGAGATCATGGATCCTGTTACTTCTACCCTGAAACTGAGGAGGCAGTTAAAGCCTGGCAATGCTTGATCAAGGTTCAAACAGATTTAAACTGCAATCCATTAATGGGAAGAGAACTTTACCCCCTCATAAAGGAAGCTGGTTTTGAAGATATCCAGATAGATCCCCGGGTGGTTTATGTGGATGAAAGTAAACCCAAATTGGTGGATGGATTCATTAAAAAGACTATAATTGCCATGGTAGAGGGAGTAAAAGACCAGGCCATCATTTCAGGACTCATCACACCCCAAACATGGGATAAGGGTATTAAAGACTTGTATTTAACAGCAGAACCCTCTGGAACATTTTTCTACAATTTCTTCAAGGGAACTGCTAAAAAGTAG
- a CDS encoding methyltransferase domain-containing protein, translated as MSKFEKSEWAEREHAKEFMENADIYILERKRLFAILKSFYRYFLGNNPSKRPVKVLDLGCGNAALTMELLKEDKKINATLVDGSLEMLENARENLSDYPNMNFMHKTFQELLENGSQDDDILPHNFDFVVSSLAIHHLHTEEKKSLFQYLYDHLESGGFFLNIETVKAPTDELESWYRVLWSEWIEENQVKLDVKKSFEYLPEQYKDNPDNNPDKLQMQLNALESAGFSQVDCYYKYGIFSIYGGMK; from the coding sequence ATGAGTAAATTCGAGAAATCAGAATGGGCTGAAAGAGAACATGCAAAGGAATTCATGGAAAACGCAGACATATACATACTGGAACGAAAAAGGTTATTCGCGATATTAAAATCATTTTACCGCTATTTTTTAGGGAATAATCCATCTAAAAGACCAGTCAAGGTTTTGGATCTTGGATGTGGCAATGCTGCACTTACCATGGAGTTATTAAAAGAAGATAAGAAGATCAATGCCACTCTGGTTGATGGTTCATTGGAAATGCTTGAAAATGCTCGGGAAAATCTTTCAGACTACCCTAACATGAATTTCATGCATAAAACCTTCCAGGAATTATTGGAGAATGGATCACAGGATGATGACATTTTACCCCATAACTTTGATTTTGTAGTTTCCTCCCTGGCCATCCACCACCTCCACACTGAAGAAAAAAAATCCCTCTTCCAGTACCTGTATGATCATCTGGAATCCGGTGGATTTTTTTTAAATATTGAAACTGTAAAGGCCCCCACAGATGAACTGGAAAGCTGGTACCGGGTGCTCTGGAGTGAATGGATAGAGGAAAACCAGGTGAAACTGGATGTTAAGAAAAGTTTTGAGTATCTGCCAGAACAGTACAAAGACAACCCTGATAACAATCCTGATAAACTCCAAATGCAGTTAAATGCACTGGAATCAGCTGGATTCTCTCAAGTGGACTGCTATTACAAGTATGGGATATTTTCCATCTACGGGGGAATGAAATAA
- a CDS encoding pyrroline-5-carboxylate reductase dimerization domain-containing protein encodes MEKIGFIGYGAMGSMIIRGILSSGVLKESDLILTTRTIPKLKDLEKSYPWVEIAPDNIIVARKSRKLFIFVNTGMVKEVLEEIKDHLSLNTHIIYIAAGLTMGNFGKIFPGKISKVIPSLTSEVKEGISLVAHNLQVEEEDAEFVEEIFKVMGKVKIVEEDQFALGADLTSSAPAFISFILMKFTESSLKKGGFTRKEAEEMVIETLYGTAKLLHSTDLTLHDVIKLVATRGGITEEGLNVLDSELPSVFDELFESTLEKYETLEIELDKEYKI; translated from the coding sequence ATGGAAAAAATTGGATTCATTGGGTACGGTGCCATGGGAAGTATGATTATCAGGGGAATTCTCTCATCTGGAGTTTTAAAAGAATCTGATCTCATCCTCACCACCCGCACTATCCCTAAATTGAAAGATTTAGAGAAATCATATCCCTGGGTTGAAATAGCTCCAGATAACATAATTGTAGCACGAAAATCACGAAAACTATTCATATTCGTAAATACTGGTATGGTAAAAGAAGTACTGGAAGAAATAAAGGATCATCTCTCACTTAACACCCACATCATATACATAGCCGCCGGATTAACCATGGGAAATTTTGGAAAGATTTTTCCGGGCAAGATAAGCAAGGTAATTCCCAGTTTAACCTCTGAAGTGAAGGAGGGAATCTCTCTAGTGGCCCATAATCTTCAGGTGGAAGAGGAGGATGCTGAATTTGTGGAAGAAATCTTCAAGGTCATGGGCAAGGTTAAAATAGTTGAAGAAGACCAGTTTGCACTTGGAGCTGATTTAACCAGCTCTGCCCCGGCATTCATTTCCTTTATTCTGATGAAATTCACAGAATCCTCCCTGAAAAAGGGTGGTTTCACCCGGAAAGAGGCCGAGGAAATGGTTATAGAAACTCTTTACGGAACAGCCAAACTTCTCCATAGCACCGATCTGACATTGCATGATGTTATTAAACTGGTAGCAACCCGGGGAGGTATCACCGAGGAAGGATTGAATGTGCTGGATAGTGAGTTACCCTCAGTATTTGATGAACTCTTTGAAAGTACCCTGGAAAAATATGAAACGCTGGAAATAGAATTGGATAAGGAATACAAAATTTAA